In a genomic window of Polycladomyces abyssicola:
- a CDS encoding PhoH family protein, translated as MKIRLRDAGEALSLFGPHDTYLKQIEANTTAKIVARGEEVVITGSQEEQAVLGHLFRVLLTLIRRGTPITERDVVYAHRLARQGMVDELLELYDERIGVTYKGKSVQAKTLGQRHYVSAIRKHDIVFGIGPAGTGKTFLAVVMAVTALKSHRVKRIVLTRPAVEAGESLGFLPGDLQEKVDPYLRPLYDSLYTMLGAEQVTKMMERGLIEVAPLAYMRGRTLEDSFVILDEAQNTTPEQMKMFLTRLGFGSKMVVTGDVTQIDLPKGKQSGLKEAQRVLRSVPEIRFVYLGQEDVVRHTLVQKIIDAYDRYA; from the coding sequence ATGAAAATTCGTTTGCGTGATGCAGGTGAAGCGTTGAGTTTGTTCGGGCCTCATGATACATATCTGAAGCAGATCGAGGCCAACACAACTGCCAAAATCGTTGCGCGCGGAGAAGAGGTCGTCATCACCGGATCGCAAGAGGAACAAGCGGTGCTCGGCCATTTGTTCCGCGTCTTGTTGACGTTGATTCGCCGGGGGACTCCCATCACCGAGAGGGATGTCGTGTACGCTCACCGTTTGGCCCGGCAGGGAATGGTCGATGAACTGCTGGAGCTGTATGACGAGCGGATCGGCGTCACCTACAAAGGGAAGTCCGTTCAAGCCAAAACGTTGGGGCAACGTCATTACGTCTCCGCCATCCGGAAGCATGATATCGTCTTCGGTATCGGTCCTGCCGGGACGGGGAAAACGTTCTTGGCAGTTGTTATGGCGGTGACGGCGCTGAAGTCGCATCGCGTCAAGCGGATCGTGCTGACGCGGCCAGCGGTGGAGGCGGGCGAAAGCCTCGGGTTTTTGCCGGGAGACCTGCAGGAAAAAGTAGACCCGTATTTACGACCGCTGTATGACAGTTTATATACCATGCTCGGAGCGGAACAGGTGACCAAAATGATGGAACGCGGATTAATCGAAGTGGCGCCCTTGGCGTATATGCGTGGGCGCACACTGGAGGATTCGTTCGTCATTTTGGATGAAGCCCAAAATACGACGCCCGAGCAGATGAAGATGTTTTTGACGCGGTTGGGCTTCGGGTCCAAAATGGTCGTGACCGGTGACGTTACGCAAATTGATTTGCCCAAGGGCAAACAATCTGGATTAAAAGAAGCACAACGCGTGTTGCGTTCGGTACCGGAAATCCGGTTTGTCTATTTGGGGCAGGAAGATGTCGTCCGTCACACGTTGGTGCAAAAAATCATCGATGCTTATGATCGTTATGCCTAG
- the yqfD gene encoding sporulation protein YqfD, whose translation MTRHKWPRSMTGYLRVELKGDNLTQWLNRAMNAEIQLKNIRWEDEKRLRFTLAVQDFYRMVPLVRRTGIHMRIVGKKGLPFWLHKIERRKFFMAGIVLFLAMLFVMTSIVWRVDVEGNETIPDEQILKLAKQEGVYVGQVKYRLPDTESVQYRLSRNLPNVSWVGFRLEGTRAIITVVEKKRVDPTEQNDDRGPVNFIAKRDAMVYDMRVERGRPMVGVSDMVRKGQVLISGYYGNPDEKGSLRLVGAKGKVLGIMWYDSEVVIPLTQKRKVFTGERHVSTHLYIGSRVLRLSFWWNPVPFERYETMQEFHAVRVRNWRLPIGWVNEKRMEMKWVRRTLTREEAVRLGMERARADLLARLGQEGRVLEEKVLHERLDNGKVYLKIHFNAVENIAVPQPILQGE comes from the coding sequence GTGACGCGACACAAGTGGCCACGATCGATGACCGGTTACCTACGGGTGGAACTCAAAGGAGACAACTTGACACAGTGGCTGAATCGGGCGATGAATGCCGAAATCCAACTGAAAAATATTCGTTGGGAAGATGAGAAACGACTACGGTTTACCCTGGCGGTCCAAGATTTTTATCGTATGGTGCCTCTTGTGCGGCGTACGGGAATCCACATGCGTATCGTCGGCAAGAAGGGATTGCCTTTTTGGTTGCACAAGATTGAGCGGAGGAAATTCTTTATGGCGGGCATCGTGCTGTTTTTGGCGATGCTGTTTGTCATGACCTCCATCGTGTGGCGGGTGGATGTAGAAGGAAATGAGACCATCCCGGATGAACAGATTCTTAAGTTGGCCAAGCAGGAGGGCGTGTACGTCGGTCAGGTGAAATACCGCCTTCCTGACACGGAGTCGGTGCAGTATCGATTGTCCCGTAATCTTCCAAACGTATCCTGGGTGGGATTCCGGTTGGAGGGAACGCGGGCAATTATCACCGTTGTGGAAAAAAAGCGGGTGGATCCCACAGAACAAAACGATGACCGTGGTCCCGTCAACTTCATTGCCAAGCGGGATGCCATGGTGTACGACATGCGTGTGGAACGGGGGCGTCCCATGGTGGGCGTTTCTGATATGGTGCGCAAGGGGCAGGTATTGATTTCGGGTTATTACGGCAACCCCGATGAAAAGGGATCGCTTCGCTTGGTCGGGGCAAAAGGAAAAGTGCTGGGGATCATGTGGTATGACTCGGAAGTGGTCATTCCACTCACACAAAAACGAAAAGTGTTCACCGGCGAACGTCATGTTTCCACCCACTTATATATAGGTTCACGTGTCTTGAGGCTTTCTTTCTGGTGGAATCCGGTTCCCTTTGAGCGATATGAAACCATGCAGGAATTCCACGCTGTCCGAGTGCGTAATTGGCGTCTGCCCATCGGATGGGTCAATGAGAAACGGATGGAGATGAAATGGGTGCGACGCACCTTGACGAGGGAAGAAGCGGTCCGCTTGGGAATGGAGCGGGCCCGTGCGGATTTACTGGCCCGTCTGGGGCAAGAAGGCAGGGTGTTGGAGGAAAAAGTTTTGCACGAGCGACTGGACAATGGTAAAGTTTATTTGAAGATACACTTCAATGCAGTCGAAAACATTGCGGTGCCACAACCGATTTTGCAAGGAGAATGA
- the ybeY gene encoding rRNA maturation RNase YbeY, with translation MSITIDLNVETDLTESQRAALVWIERCLEAGAEIEQLPPAEVSVTLLDNEAIRRLNREYRDVDRPTDVLSFPLWEPDEEWETTDGEPVPLGDIFISIPRTEEQAAEYGHSFERELGFLAVHGFLHLLGYDHGTEAEEKEMFTRQEEILERVGLKR, from the coding sequence ATGAGCATCACTATTGACCTCAATGTGGAAACCGATTTGACGGAATCCCAGCGTGCGGCGCTGGTATGGATCGAACGGTGTCTGGAGGCGGGAGCGGAGATCGAACAATTGCCGCCGGCCGAAGTGTCCGTCACGTTGTTGGATAATGAGGCCATTCGCCGGCTCAATCGCGAATACCGGGATGTGGACCGGCCCACGGATGTGTTGTCCTTTCCGTTGTGGGAGCCGGATGAGGAATGGGAAACCACGGACGGGGAGCCGGTTCCGCTGGGCGACATTTTCATCTCCATCCCGCGTACAGAGGAGCAAGCAGCGGAGTACGGACACTCATTCGAACGGGAACTGGGATTTCTCGCGGTACACGGTTTTTTGCATCTCTTGGGGTATGATCACGGCACGGAGGCGGAAGAAAAAGAGATGTTTACACGTCAGGAGGAGATTTTGGAGCGAGTCGGCTTAAAAAGGTAG
- the yqfC gene encoding sporulation protein YqfC encodes MRKMSSKLRKRAFQWLDLPSDVTSDVPRIQMIGSHQIAVENYREVTHFSDGELRLRLSEGSLRITGAQLTIRAIYRDEVWIEGNIHGIEFAK; translated from the coding sequence ATGCGGAAGATGAGCAGCAAGCTGCGAAAACGAGCCTTTCAATGGCTGGATCTTCCCTCGGATGTGACGTCCGACGTTCCGCGCATTCAAATGATCGGGTCTCATCAAATCGCGGTTGAAAATTACCGGGAAGTGACGCATTTCAGCGACGGGGAACTGCGTTTGCGGTTGAGTGAGGGAAGCCTGCGCATTACAGGAGCGCAATTGACGATTCGCGCCATTTATCGGGACGAGGTGTGGATCGAGGGGAACATACACGGGATCGAGTTTGCGAAATGA
- a CDS encoding YqzL family protein, which translates to MRHFFWNCFAVTGSVDAYLLYKDAEALANDSANEMPDGQDEGEET; encoded by the coding sequence TTGCGCCATTTCTTTTGGAACTGTTTTGCCGTAACTGGCAGTGTCGATGCATACTTGTTGTACAAGGATGCTGAGGCGTTAGCGAACGATTCCGCCAACGAGATGCCGGATGGCCAGGATGAGGGAGAAGAAACCTAA
- a CDS encoding HD family phosphohydrolase, whose product MDQKMISTNEPPSRRFRRIRLPAGTQTSVRVRLLIYFVVGVLLYLMMMNAVLPKQYELSPGSISTETIVSPVTKVDSEATEAARKQAADAVEKQYRRDDELTGILIERLDRIFTDARRIVADTSLTEQQKIKSVRELIPYRLSDAFYTQLVRTSPDQLTEMRFVSREIARNILSSGVRQTELEQKRNEVDRELLASSINAQSRSVIRELVRASIVPNEFYDEARTKALREAAWDSVEPVPIKKGQIIVSAGEVITPDQHRKLKELGLIQDYTNPWPHLGLGLFVLLLLVMLYGFVHRYEPEVHRDNARLLMLATIVLLTAAGMRVVAVGQNLEWSTLGYLAPVAFGTMLITLLLDIHLALSCAVLFAILASVMFNTESHLLFDFRYGLVSLVIGMAGAWGLSGVHNRTSILRAGLIASLASLVPITAVFLLAPIESGWGDWFWSIGFGFASGLFSAVLTIGFLPYFETVFEILSPLRLLELSNPNHPLLRKLLIETPGTYHHSIIVGNLSEAAAEAIGANGLLARVGAYYHDIGKTKRPQFFIENQMGENPHDKISPNLSKTIILSHPKDGVEMLEEHGIPKPIRDIAAQHHGTTLLKYFYHKAMKQSDGGKVLEGDYRYPGPKAQFKEAAIVGIADCVEAAVRSLARPTPARIEGIVRKIIQDRLEDGQFNECDLTLKELDVIARSMCETLNGIFHSRIEYPDEWPNKGVKQA is encoded by the coding sequence GTGGATCAAAAGATGATATCCACCAATGAACCTCCGTCTAGAAGGTTTCGACGTATACGGCTCCCTGCTGGCACGCAAACCAGCGTCCGCGTCCGACTGTTGATCTATTTTGTGGTCGGTGTGTTGCTATACTTGATGATGATGAACGCGGTCTTGCCCAAGCAATATGAGTTGTCACCGGGTTCGATCAGCACGGAAACCATCGTATCGCCTGTCACCAAAGTGGACTCGGAGGCGACGGAAGCCGCCCGAAAACAGGCGGCGGATGCGGTTGAAAAGCAGTACCGACGGGATGATGAGCTGACGGGGATTTTGATTGAGCGGTTGGATCGCATCTTCACGGACGCGCGCCGAATCGTCGCCGACACTTCTTTGACGGAGCAGCAGAAAATCAAAAGCGTGCGGGAATTGATCCCCTATCGTTTATCGGATGCCTTTTATACTCAACTCGTCCGAACCTCTCCCGACCAACTGACGGAAATGCGTTTTGTGAGCCGGGAGATCGCCCGCAACATCCTCTCATCCGGCGTCCGCCAGACCGAGTTGGAGCAAAAGCGGAACGAGGTGGATCGCGAGCTGTTGGCATCGTCGATCAATGCCCAATCCCGCAGTGTCATACGGGAATTGGTTCGGGCGAGCATTGTACCCAACGAATTTTACGATGAAGCCAGAACCAAGGCGCTTCGGGAAGCGGCATGGGACAGTGTGGAACCCGTGCCGATCAAAAAGGGACAGATCATCGTTTCCGCCGGGGAAGTGATCACTCCCGATCAGCACCGCAAACTGAAGGAACTCGGCTTGATCCAAGATTATACAAACCCATGGCCGCATTTGGGATTGGGTTTGTTTGTCTTGTTGCTGTTGGTCATGCTGTACGGGTTCGTACATCGCTACGAGCCTGAGGTGCATCGGGACAATGCACGGCTCTTGATGTTGGCCACCATCGTATTGCTGACGGCTGCGGGGATGAGAGTGGTGGCGGTAGGGCAAAATTTGGAATGGAGCACGTTGGGCTATTTGGCCCCCGTCGCTTTTGGCACGATGCTGATCACTCTGCTGTTGGACATCCATTTGGCGCTGAGTTGTGCGGTGCTGTTCGCCATTTTGGCCAGTGTGATGTTCAACACCGAAAGCCACCTGTTGTTTGATTTCCGTTACGGCTTGGTGTCTTTGGTGATCGGAATGGCTGGTGCGTGGGGATTGTCCGGTGTTCACAACCGCACTTCCATTTTGCGTGCCGGGCTGATCGCGTCATTGGCCAGCTTGGTGCCGATCACGGCTGTTTTTTTGCTGGCGCCGATCGAAAGCGGTTGGGGAGACTGGTTTTGGTCCATCGGGTTCGGCTTTGCCAGCGGGTTGTTCTCCGCTGTTCTCACGATCGGCTTTTTGCCCTATTTTGAAACAGTCTTTGAAATCCTTTCCCCGCTCCGCCTGTTGGAGTTGTCCAATCCCAACCATCCGCTGTTGCGCAAACTATTAATCGAAACACCCGGAACCTACCATCATTCGATCATTGTCGGCAATTTGTCCGAAGCGGCTGCGGAAGCCATCGGGGCCAACGGTCTCTTGGCACGTGTGGGTGCGTATTATCACGATATCGGAAAAACCAAACGCCCTCAGTTTTTCATCGAAAACCAGATGGGAGAAAATCCGCATGACAAAATCTCGCCCAACTTAAGCAAAACCATCATCCTGTCCCATCCCAAGGATGGTGTGGAGATGTTGGAGGAACACGGCATCCCCAAACCGATTCGGGACATCGCGGCTCAACACCACGGCACGACCTTGCTCAAATACTTTTATCACAAGGCGATGAAACAAAGCGACGGAGGGAAGGTGTTGGAAGGAGATTACCGCTATCCGGGTCCCAAAGCGCAATTTAAGGAAGCGGCCATCGTCGGTATTGCCGATTGCGTGGAGGCGGCCGTCCGTTCGTTGGCTCGTCCGACACCGGCCCGCATAGAAGGGATCGTGCGTAAGATCATCCAAGATCGCCTGGAAGACGGTCAATTCAACGAGTGCGATCTGACATTGAAAGAATTGGACGTGATCGCCCGTTCGATGTGTGAAACCTTAAACGGTATTTTCCATTCACGCATCGAATATCCGGACGAATGGCCGAATAAAGGGGTGAAACAGGCATGA
- a CDS encoding alpha/beta-type small acid-soluble spore protein produces MARTRSSNKLLVPGAGAVINQFKEEIAAEFGVTLGGAETARANGSVGGEITKRLVRQAQQQQS; encoded by the coding sequence ATGGCACGCACGCGCAGCAGCAACAAGTTGCTGGTTCCGGGGGCTGGAGCGGTCATCAATCAGTTTAAAGAAGAGATTGCCGCAGAATTCGGCGTGACGTTGGGTGGAGCGGAAACGGCCCGTGCTAACGGATCTGTCGGTGGGGAAATTACGAAACGATTGGTTCGCCAGGCTCAACAACAACAAAGCTGA
- a CDS encoding diacylglycerol kinase, translating to MWLGKVVRSFRYALEGLRYTLVTQRNMRVHFLSALGVLLLSLYLPLSKAEALLLFVTIILVLVAELFNTAVESVVDMVTEEFHPLAKVAKDVAAGAVLLCAGLAVVVGVSVFWPYLDKLFSAYFKGSHYPLNIGLAAIIAFDFFLTLMIKGWMHRLDRARWEPSITTSLAFCIATSLVLIIGQLLVTILVYLMALLLTGTRYRMHDRAEPVILGALLGIVVAVIGVHLL from the coding sequence ATGTGGTTGGGCAAAGTGGTCCGAAGTTTTCGGTATGCATTGGAAGGATTGCGCTACACGCTGGTCACCCAGCGCAATATGCGCGTTCACTTCCTCAGTGCACTGGGCGTGTTGCTGTTAAGTTTGTACCTGCCGTTAAGCAAGGCGGAAGCGCTGTTGCTGTTTGTCACCATCATCCTGGTGTTGGTGGCCGAGTTGTTCAACACTGCCGTTGAGTCGGTCGTGGACATGGTCACCGAAGAATTCCACCCGTTGGCCAAAGTAGCCAAAGACGTCGCCGCCGGCGCCGTATTGTTGTGCGCCGGTCTGGCTGTGGTGGTCGGCGTCAGTGTGTTTTGGCCCTATCTCGATAAACTGTTCTCCGCATATTTCAAAGGCTCCCATTATCCGCTCAACATCGGCCTTGCCGCGATTATTGCGTTTGATTTTTTCCTCACGCTCATGATCAAGGGATGGATGCACCGATTGGATCGTGCACGTTGGGAACCCAGCATCACCACTTCCCTCGCTTTCTGCATCGCCACCTCTCTGGTCTTGATTATTGGTCAGTTGCTGGTTACGATTTTGGTGTATTTGATGGCCCTCTTGCTCACGGGGACGAGATACCGCATGCACGACCGAGCAGAACCGGTGATCCTGGGTGCACTGCTGGGAATCGTGGTAGCGGTTATCGGCGTGCATCTGTTGTAG
- the era gene encoding GTPase Era, with the protein MNEGYKSGFVALIGRPNVGKSTLMNHIIGQKVAIMSDKPQTTRNQIRGVYTDERGQIIFLDTPGIHKPKSKLGEYLVKTAQNALDEVDLVLFLVDASEGLGPGDRYITEHLKGIKTPVFLVINKIDQVHPDDLLPLIDQYRQLHDFAEFVPISALQGNNTSTLVRLIFERLPEGPAYYPADQVTDHPERFIVGELIREKVLFLTREEVPHSVAVIVEEMKQRENGAVYVRATIYTERDSQKGILIGKRGSMLKEVGRLAREEIERLFGSKVFLDLWVKVKKDWRNEEFLLRQFGYREED; encoded by the coding sequence ATGAATGAAGGGTATAAATCGGGTTTTGTGGCGTTGATCGGCCGCCCCAACGTGGGCAAATCAACGCTGATGAACCATATCATCGGCCAAAAAGTAGCGATTATGTCGGACAAACCGCAGACGACACGGAACCAGATTCGCGGCGTATATACCGACGAACGCGGACAAATCATTTTCCTGGATACGCCCGGTATCCATAAACCCAAATCCAAACTGGGTGAATACTTGGTGAAAACGGCGCAAAATGCGTTGGATGAAGTGGATCTGGTGCTGTTTCTGGTTGATGCGAGCGAAGGACTGGGGCCGGGTGATCGTTACATCACCGAACACTTGAAGGGGATCAAAACACCAGTCTTTCTGGTGATTAACAAAATCGACCAAGTTCATCCCGATGATCTGTTGCCGCTGATCGACCAGTACCGGCAACTGCACGACTTCGCGGAGTTTGTCCCCATTTCGGCGTTGCAGGGGAACAACACATCCACACTGGTACGATTGATTTTCGAACGGTTGCCGGAAGGGCCGGCCTACTATCCGGCCGACCAGGTGACGGACCACCCGGAGCGGTTTATCGTCGGTGAACTGATTCGGGAAAAGGTACTGTTTCTCACGCGTGAGGAGGTTCCGCATTCTGTCGCGGTGATCGTGGAAGAGATGAAACAGCGCGAAAACGGAGCAGTCTACGTGCGTGCCACCATCTACACCGAGCGGGATTCACAAAAGGGCATCCTGATTGGCAAACGGGGCAGCATGCTCAAAGAAGTGGGCAGACTGGCACGTGAGGAGATCGAGCGTCTCTTCGGCAGCAAAGTTTTCCTCGATTTATGGGTGAAAGTGAAAAAGGACTGGCGCAACGAAGAGTTTCTCCTGCGGCAGTTCGGCTATCGGGAAGAGGATTGA
- the glyQ gene encoding glycine--tRNA ligase subunit alpha, whose protein sequence is MNFQEMILRLQSFWAEQGCVLVQPYDVEKGAGTMNPMTFLRALGPEPWNVAYVEPSRRPADGRYGENPNRLYQHHQFQVIMKPSPDNIQEIYLDSLRALGIDPRHHDIRFVEDNWENPAMGAAGLGWEVWLDGMEITQFTYFQQVGGLDVDPVSVELTYGLERLASYIQEKESVFDLEWVNGVTYGDVFHQPEYEHSKYSFEISDADLLFRLFDAYENEAKRALEAKLVHAAYDYVLKCSHTFNLLEARGAISVTERTGYLARVRNMARQCARAYVQAREELGYPLLKKGGNQRDEA, encoded by the coding sequence ATGAACTTTCAGGAAATGATTTTGCGATTGCAGTCGTTTTGGGCCGAACAAGGCTGTGTTCTGGTCCAACCGTACGATGTGGAAAAAGGAGCCGGGACGATGAACCCGATGACATTTTTGCGTGCGCTGGGGCCGGAACCTTGGAACGTGGCTTATGTGGAACCTTCCCGCCGACCGGCTGACGGCCGCTACGGGGAAAACCCGAACCGTCTGTACCAGCATCACCAGTTTCAGGTAATTATGAAACCGTCACCGGACAATATCCAGGAAATCTACTTGGACAGCTTGCGTGCGCTGGGTATCGACCCGCGGCATCACGACATCCGATTCGTTGAGGACAACTGGGAAAACCCTGCGATGGGGGCGGCTGGCCTCGGTTGGGAAGTATGGCTCGACGGGATGGAGATTACCCAATTCACCTACTTCCAACAGGTGGGGGGACTGGATGTCGACCCGGTTTCGGTCGAGTTGACATATGGTCTCGAGCGGTTGGCTTCCTACATTCAGGAGAAGGAGAGCGTCTTTGATCTGGAGTGGGTGAATGGTGTCACCTACGGCGACGTATTCCACCAGCCGGAATATGAGCATTCCAAATACTCGTTTGAAATCTCGGATGCGGATCTCCTGTTCCGGTTGTTCGACGCATACGAAAATGAGGCGAAACGGGCGCTGGAAGCAAAGTTGGTACATGCCGCCTACGATTATGTGCTCAAATGTTCCCATACGTTTAACCTGTTGGAAGCGCGCGGCGCGATCAGTGTGACCGAACGGACCGGCTATTTGGCCCGTGTGCGCAACATGGCCCGACAATGTGCCCGTGCCTATGTTCAGGCCCGGGAGGAACTGGGGTATCCCTTGCTGAAAAAAGGAGGGAATCAGCGTGACGAAGCGTGA
- the recO gene encoding DNA repair protein RecO, whose protein sequence is MLIKTEGVVIRTRDYGESHKLVWLFTREQGKISVMARGAKKPKSRFSAVTQPFTHGEYVWFSGGSGLPTLSQADLIHAHHLLRSDLEKTAIAAYLSELLDRLTEEKEPYPHLFSLWTSTLSLLETETDADILRHIFELKVLETAGYRPYLNGCIRCKREELPVRFSVRHGGFLCLDCATHDPASLPLSEASARILKLLQRAVPDRLGEVRVKEETKRQLDNALRAFIDEYVPVRLRSRAFLDQLRSGWGRD, encoded by the coding sequence ATGCTGATCAAAACGGAAGGCGTGGTGATCCGCACCCGCGATTACGGGGAAAGTCACAAGCTCGTCTGGCTATTTACACGGGAACAGGGAAAGATATCGGTTATGGCCCGCGGCGCCAAAAAGCCAAAAAGCCGTTTCAGCGCGGTAACCCAACCTTTTACCCATGGCGAATATGTATGGTTTTCGGGAGGAAGCGGGTTGCCCACCTTGTCGCAAGCGGATCTCATTCATGCTCATCATTTGCTTCGCTCCGATCTGGAAAAAACGGCGATCGCCGCTTATCTGTCCGAACTGCTGGACCGTCTGACGGAAGAAAAAGAACCGTACCCGCATTTGTTTTCATTGTGGACGTCCACCTTGTCGTTGTTGGAAACGGAAACCGATGCGGACATACTCCGTCATATCTTTGAACTGAAGGTATTGGAGACTGCAGGTTACCGTCCCTATTTGAACGGATGCATTCGATGCAAACGGGAGGAACTCCCTGTTCGGTTCAGCGTACGGCACGGGGGGTTTCTTTGTTTGGATTGTGCGACGCATGACCCCGCCTCATTGCCGTTGTCCGAAGCGTCTGCCCGCATTTTGAAGCTGTTGCAACGAGCCGTGCCGGACCGGTTGGGGGAAGTGCGGGTCAAGGAAGAGACCAAGCGACAATTGGACAACGCATTGCGTGCGTTCATCGACGAATACGTTCCCGTTCGTTTGCGGTCGCGCGCATTTCTGGATCAGCTGCGAAGCGGATGGGGCCGAGATTGA
- a CDS encoding cytidine deaminase — MERLIEAAKQAREHAYVPYSRFRVGAALLTDEGTIFTGCNVENASYGLTNCAERTALFKAVSEGARRFTGIAVVADTEGPVSPCGACRQVLFELCPSDMKVWLANIKGDVTETTVGALLPGAFGKGDLNNE, encoded by the coding sequence ATGGAGCGATTGATCGAAGCAGCGAAACAAGCACGTGAGCATGCCTACGTTCCTTATTCGCGGTTCCGGGTAGGAGCCGCTTTGCTAACGGACGAGGGAACGATATTTACAGGGTGCAACGTGGAAAACGCTTCGTACGGCCTTACCAATTGCGCAGAACGGACGGCGCTGTTCAAAGCGGTGTCCGAAGGCGCCCGCCGATTTACCGGAATCGCCGTGGTGGCGGATACGGAGGGACCGGTTTCCCCCTGTGGTGCCTGCCGTCAGGTACTGTTCGAACTGTGCCCTTCGGACATGAAGGTGTGGTTGGCCAATATCAAAGGAGATGTAACGGAAACAACCGTGGGGGCTTTGTTGCCCGGCGCGTTCGGAAAGGGGGATTTAAACAATGAATGA